Proteins encoded in a region of the Haloglomus salinum genome:
- a CDS encoding polyprenyl synthetase family protein, with the protein MEYLERRRSLVEDRLEAVLDGVEPSALADQVRHVSLSGGKRVRPTLTMLACEAAGGDPLAEDSVAVDFAVGVELVHNASLVVDDIIDESDLRRGETAAHVAFGHGPAIIASDGLLGEAFDLFSADEHAMQIVAEAMVELGMGEATELVAIPSDEAEYMDLARRKTGALFRAAAELGAVAADADPYRVEAFGEYAERVGVAFQIRDDVLDETADPEELGKPTGQDAEMERPSIVQVTDLSPAQANQRARDESDAALAALDTATHRDSRAVDYLRDLAEFVVVREK; encoded by the coding sequence ATGGAGTATCTGGAACGTCGGCGGAGCCTGGTCGAGGACCGGCTGGAGGCCGTCCTCGATGGGGTGGAGCCGTCGGCGCTGGCCGACCAGGTCCGGCACGTCTCGCTGTCGGGGGGCAAGCGTGTCCGCCCCACCCTGACGATGCTCGCCTGCGAGGCCGCCGGCGGCGACCCGCTGGCCGAGGACTCGGTCGCCGTGGACTTCGCCGTCGGGGTCGAACTCGTCCACAACGCCTCGCTCGTCGTCGACGACATCATCGACGAGTCGGACCTGCGCCGGGGGGAGACCGCCGCCCACGTCGCGTTCGGCCACGGCCCGGCCATCATCGCCTCCGACGGCCTGCTGGGCGAGGCCTTCGACCTGTTCTCCGCGGACGAGCACGCGATGCAGATAGTGGCCGAGGCGATGGTGGAGCTGGGGATGGGCGAGGCCACCGAACTCGTCGCGATACCGAGCGACGAAGCGGAGTACATGGACCTCGCACGCCGGAAGACGGGCGCGCTGTTCCGCGCGGCCGCCGAACTCGGCGCGGTCGCAGCCGACGCCGACCCCTACCGCGTCGAGGCGTTCGGCGAGTACGCCGAACGGGTCGGCGTCGCCTTCCAGATCCGCGACGACGTGCTGGACGAGACGGCCGACCCCGAGGAACTCGGCAAGCCCACGGGGCAGGACGCCGAGATGGAGCGCCCCTCCATCGTCCAGGTGACCGACCTCTCGCCCGCGCAGGCCAACCAGCGCGCCCGGGACGAATCCGACGCCGCGCTCGCCGCGCTCGACACCGCGACCCATCGGGACTCCCGCGCGGTCGACTACCTGCGCGACCTCGCGGAGTTCGTCGTCGTCCGGGAGAAGTAG
- a CDS encoding electron transfer flavoprotein subunit alpha/FixB family protein has product MTVLAITEHRRGELRDVSYEVITAGRELADELGGELHLGVISGDVDSFADDLNRDGVDAIHTVDHGEEFNHDVYAQAIPQLYEASGADVLLMPNTVNGLDYAPAVADDLDLPLVTDAIALDGGDTTEVTREQYGGKVETTYDVEADQYALTVRPAEWPQAEGDGDAEVGAVDVDIDEDAIGSEVTGFEEVGGGDVDITEADVLVSIGRGIEEEENLVLVEELAETLGATLSSSRPIVDNGWLPKNRQVGQSGKVVTPDVYIAIGISGAVQHVAGMKGADTIVAINTDPNAPIYDLADYGIVDDLFDVVPELIEEFGGEAPNL; this is encoded by the coding sequence ATGACGGTCCTCGCGATTACGGAGCACCGGCGCGGCGAGCTCCGCGACGTCTCCTACGAGGTCATCACCGCCGGGCGCGAGCTGGCGGACGAACTCGGTGGCGAACTCCACCTCGGTGTTATCTCCGGTGACGTGGACTCGTTCGCCGACGACCTGAACCGTGACGGTGTCGACGCTATCCACACCGTCGACCACGGCGAGGAGTTCAACCACGACGTCTACGCGCAGGCCATCCCGCAGCTGTACGAGGCAAGCGGCGCGGACGTGCTGCTCATGCCGAACACGGTCAACGGGCTCGACTACGCCCCGGCCGTGGCCGACGACCTCGACCTCCCGCTCGTGACCGACGCCATCGCGCTCGACGGCGGCGACACGACAGAGGTCACCCGCGAGCAGTACGGTGGCAAGGTCGAGACGACGTACGACGTCGAGGCCGACCAGTACGCTCTCACCGTCCGGCCGGCCGAATGGCCCCAGGCCGAGGGTGACGGCGACGCCGAGGTCGGTGCCGTCGATGTCGACATCGACGAGGACGCCATCGGCTCCGAGGTCACCGGCTTCGAGGAGGTCGGCGGCGGCGACGTCGACATCACCGAGGCCGACGTGCTCGTCTCCATCGGCCGTGGTATCGAGGAGGAGGAGAACCTCGTCCTCGTCGAGGAACTCGCCGAGACGCTCGGCGCGACGCTCTCCTCGTCCCGGCCCATCGTGGACAACGGCTGGCTGCCGAAGAACCGGCAGGTCGGCCAGTCCGGCAAGGTCGTCACGCCGGACGTCTACATCGCTATCGGCATCTCCGGCGCCGTCCAGCACGTCGCCGGCATGAAGGGCGCCGACACCATCGTCGCCATCAACACGGACCCGAACGCACCCATCTACGACCTCGCCGACTACGGCATCGTCGACGACCTGTTCGACGTCGTCCCCGAGCTCATCGAGGAGTTCGGCGGCGAGGCGCCGAACCTGTAG
- a CDS encoding electron transfer flavoprotein subunit beta/FixA family protein, which produces MKILVTVKEVAEVEDEFQISGLDVDESYLEYDLNEWDDYAVEEAVQTSEENDDVEVVTVTIGPERSEETIRMALAKGADRAIRVWDDSLAGADYLSVEAKAELLAAVAEEEEPDLIFSGVQAADDSNGATGVALANKLDMEWAAVVNTLDLDIEGGVAHVHRELEGGIEELTDVQTPAVLTIQSGINEPRYASLRGIRQAQQKPLDVQELGDLGLDESTLESDVSRTSMYEPESESDATLWEGSPEETAGELADFLRDKGVVEG; this is translated from the coding sequence ATGAAGATACTCGTCACCGTGAAAGAGGTGGCCGAGGTCGAGGACGAGTTCCAGATCTCTGGACTCGACGTCGACGAGAGCTACCTCGAGTACGACCTCAACGAGTGGGACGACTACGCCGTAGAGGAGGCCGTCCAGACCAGTGAGGAGAACGACGACGTGGAAGTGGTGACGGTCACCATCGGGCCCGAGCGGTCCGAGGAGACCATCCGGATGGCGCTCGCGAAAGGCGCGGACCGGGCCATCCGTGTCTGGGACGATTCCCTTGCGGGCGCAGACTACCTCTCCGTCGAGGCCAAGGCCGAGCTGCTGGCCGCGGTCGCCGAGGAGGAAGAGCCCGACCTCATCTTCTCCGGCGTCCAGGCAGCCGACGACTCCAACGGCGCGACCGGTGTCGCGCTGGCGAACAAGCTGGACATGGAGTGGGCCGCCGTCGTCAATACGCTCGACCTCGACATCGAGGGCGGCGTGGCACACGTCCACCGCGAGCTGGAGGGTGGCATCGAGGAGCTGACAGACGTGCAGACGCCCGCCGTCCTCACCATCCAGTCCGGTATCAACGAGCCGCGCTACGCGAGTCTGCGCGGCATCCGCCAGGCCCAGCAGAAGCCCCTCGACGTCCAGGAGCTGGGCGACCTGGGGCTCGACGAGTCGACGCTGGAGTCCGACGTCTCCCGCACGTCGATGTACGAGCCCGAGTCCGAGAGCGACGCCACCCTCTGGGAGGGCTCGCCCGAGGAGACCGCGGGCGAGCTGGCTGACTTCCTCCGTGATAAGGGGGTGGTCGAGGGATGA
- a CDS encoding helix-turn-helix transcriptional regulator produces the protein MRARSCAALQPTLALAVLAAMVVVAATAPATATAPAPASPVLDTDSADIAAVQSETPPRDGTTLVVQLQPNGDARWSVVTAFDLENESDRAAFEDLARRYERGDADVGFDVTTFRRANREANATVNRSMSIRAVERNATVVERENGTAAGHLTLNFTWTGFARGTDDRLRFGSAFNTSEGTWLPGLAAGQTLEIRPPRGYGVFTATTTPRAGVLRWEGPATFEPGDVAATYERNGAPTPTATPTPGSPTPTATPTPGSPLPAELLVVGGIGGLLLVGAVLLVLQRRRDDDSPAPAGSESGNDGGAAGDTETGAGDGAGAAGGGAAAAEDAEAPDDTETDTELLSDEERVERLLERNGGRMKQANIVSETGWSNAKVSQLLSAMDEADRIDKLRIGRENLISLPGEDVTELDEE, from the coding sequence ATGCGGGCGAGGTCGTGTGCCGCCCTCCAGCCGACGCTTGCCCTCGCCGTCCTCGCCGCGATGGTCGTTGTCGCTGCGACCGCCCCGGCCACGGCGACAGCACCGGCTCCTGCGAGCCCCGTCCTGGACACCGATTCGGCCGATATCGCCGCGGTCCAGTCGGAGACGCCACCCCGCGACGGGACCACGCTCGTCGTACAGCTCCAGCCGAACGGGGACGCACGATGGTCGGTCGTGACGGCGTTCGACCTCGAGAACGAGAGCGACCGCGCCGCCTTCGAAGACCTCGCGCGCCGATACGAACGCGGTGACGCGGATGTCGGATTCGATGTCACGACGTTCCGGCGCGCCAACCGCGAAGCCAACGCGACGGTCAACCGGTCGATGTCCATCCGGGCGGTCGAGCGGAACGCCACAGTCGTCGAACGGGAGAACGGGACCGCGGCCGGGCACCTCACGTTGAACTTCACCTGGACCGGCTTCGCACGGGGGACTGACGACCGACTCCGGTTCGGCTCCGCGTTCAACACGAGCGAGGGGACGTGGCTCCCCGGGCTGGCGGCCGGACAGACGCTCGAGATCCGTCCCCCACGGGGATACGGGGTCTTCACGGCGACGACCACCCCGCGGGCCGGCGTTCTCCGGTGGGAGGGCCCGGCGACCTTCGAACCCGGGGACGTGGCGGCGACCTACGAGCGCAACGGGGCTCCGACGCCGACAGCCACGCCGACACCCGGCTCGCCGACGCCGACAGCCACGCCGACACCCGGCTCGCCGCTCCCCGCCGAGCTGCTCGTCGTCGGCGGAATCGGCGGGCTGCTTCTGGTCGGTGCCGTGCTGCTCGTGCTCCAGCGACGGCGTGACGACGACAGCCCCGCACCGGCGGGGTCGGAGAGTGGAAACGATGGCGGCGCGGCCGGCGATACCGAGACAGGTGCTGGGGACGGAGCGGGAGCGGCCGGCGGCGGTGCTGCCGCCGCTGAAGACGCGGAGGCACCGGACGACACCGAGACGGACACGGAGCTTCTCAGCGACGAGGAGCGGGTCGAGCGGTTGCTCGAACGCAACGGCGGGCGGATGAAACAGGCCAACATCGTCTCCGAAACGGGCTGGTCGAACGCGAAGGTGTCCCAGCTGCTGTCCGCGATGGACGAGGCGGACCGCATCGACAAGCTCCGTATCGGCCGGGAGAACCTCATCAGCCTTCCCGGTGAGGACGTGACCGAACTGGACGAGGAGTGA
- a CDS encoding DUF7096 domain-containing protein, with amino-acid sequence MSGPRSLHAPAIAATLVLAAALVLAPVAGLPAVGGTSATPSVPTPAPAPPSDAPQTVAGGDYADTRAADARLPAALREPVRSERNTTAYLTLAADLETRQFGTATFDVGGAVATDGGSTHSTYETTWLRSSFTDVGDNRTERQRVVERSADRLDARITALERRESRALERYNSDAISARSYLRELAAIDRAAGSLREAVNLLHTYSSAVGQPVSERRIAAQKVRLLSLEGPVRAQVAASMYGDQPPTRVYIETSSQGVILATIDRGPFTQEYLREAYVPSARDPDGTDRFGQSGEKLEAARDQAAALYPWAFENQGGTSIGTFTGEPFLYKAGVYSVRVGHPHGTSRTYDLITFLDGGTRDVFREIQYKDLSAVPTVFADENTSDGVRLAVERTRTGGPMRVTVTNAATGEPIQATVLVNGERVGTTDIEGERWVVAPGPTATVTVASEGANVSTTVFSDGAPTG; translated from the coding sequence ATGAGCGGTCCCCGTTCCCTCCACGCGCCTGCTATCGCGGCCACGCTGGTGCTCGCGGCCGCGCTGGTGCTCGCTCCCGTCGCGGGACTCCCCGCTGTCGGCGGGACCTCCGCCACTCCGTCCGTCCCGACCCCGGCGCCGGCCCCACCGTCGGATGCGCCTCAGACGGTCGCCGGTGGTGACTACGCCGACACGCGTGCTGCCGACGCGCGGCTGCCGGCAGCCCTCCGCGAGCCGGTCCGCTCCGAGCGGAACACGACCGCGTATCTGACGCTCGCGGCGGACCTGGAGACCCGCCAGTTCGGGACGGCCACGTTCGACGTGGGCGGTGCCGTCGCGACCGACGGCGGTTCGACGCACTCGACCTACGAGACGACCTGGCTCCGGTCGTCGTTCACCGATGTCGGCGACAATCGAACGGAGCGCCAGCGCGTCGTCGAACGCAGTGCCGACCGGCTGGACGCCCGCATCACCGCCCTCGAGCGTCGCGAGAGCCGTGCACTCGAACGGTACAACAGCGATGCCATCTCCGCCCGGTCGTATCTGCGCGAGCTGGCCGCTATCGACCGGGCTGCAGGGTCACTCCGTGAGGCTGTCAACCTCCTGCACACGTACAGCTCGGCGGTCGGACAGCCGGTCTCCGAGCGCCGTATCGCGGCCCAGAAGGTCCGTCTGCTGTCGCTCGAAGGCCCCGTCCGTGCCCAGGTCGCGGCGTCCATGTACGGGGACCAGCCGCCGACGCGGGTCTACATCGAGACCTCCAGCCAGGGCGTCATCCTCGCCACCATCGACCGCGGCCCCTTCACGCAGGAGTACCTCCGGGAGGCGTACGTCCCGTCGGCTCGCGACCCCGATGGAACCGACCGGTTCGGGCAGAGCGGTGAGAAACTCGAGGCCGCCAGGGACCAGGCTGCAGCACTCTACCCCTGGGCCTTCGAGAACCAGGGCGGCACCTCCATCGGGACGTTCACCGGCGAGCCGTTCCTCTACAAAGCCGGCGTCTACTCCGTCCGTGTCGGGCATCCCCACGGGACGAGCCGGACGTACGACCTCATCACGTTCCTCGACGGTGGGACCCGGGATGTCTTCCGCGAGATCCAGTACAAGGACCTCTCCGCCGTGCCGACGGTGTTCGCCGACGAGAACACCTCCGACGGCGTCCGCCTCGCCGTCGAGCGGACCAGAACCGGCGGCCCGATGCGCGTGACGGTGACGAACGCAGCCACGGGGGAACCGATTCAGGCAACCGTCCTCGTCAACGGCGAGCGCGTTGGAACGACCGACATCGAGGGGGAGCGCTGGGTCGTCGCCCCCGGACCGACCGCGACGGTCACCGTCGCCTCCGAGGGGGCGAACGTCTCGACGACCGTCTTCAGCGACGGCGCGCCGACGGGCTGA
- a CDS encoding type IV pilin — protein sequence MPPRPDRAVSPVLGSVLLVAVTVSLAAVVGSAVLSGAVPAEPPPRATLDCRADAATDRVTCVHGGGDRLDVRDLDVHITVDGEPLAYQPPVPFFAARGFRAGPTGPFNSAADPYWSAGESAAVRLAGTNRPGLTSDARVGVTVTAGDHVVVRVHTTAG from the coding sequence GTGCCGCCGCGTCCCGACCGCGCCGTGTCACCCGTCCTCGGGTCCGTCCTGCTCGTGGCCGTCACCGTCAGCCTCGCCGCCGTCGTCGGGAGTGCCGTCCTGTCCGGGGCCGTCCCTGCGGAGCCACCGCCACGTGCCACACTCGATTGCCGGGCCGACGCCGCCACGGACCGCGTGACCTGTGTCCACGGCGGCGGCGACCGCCTGGATGTGCGGGACCTCGATGTCCACATCACCGTGGACGGCGAGCCGCTGGCCTACCAGCCGCCGGTTCCGTTCTTCGCCGCGCGGGGGTTCCGCGCCGGCCCGACAGGGCCGTTCAACAGCGCTGCCGACCCCTACTGGTCCGCCGGCGAGTCCGCAGCCGTCCGGCTCGCAGGGACGAACCGACCCGGACTCACATCCGACGCCCGGGTGGGAGTCACGGTTACGGCCGGCGACCACGTGGTCGTGCGAGTACACACGACTGCGGGATGA
- a CDS encoding methyltransferase domain-containing protein, producing the protein MGLLENKARARFFYKYLSKVYDEINPFIWNEEMRNEALELFGVDEGDRVLDVGCGTGFATEGLLEYTEDVYGLDQSEHQLEKAYAKFGKRGQVKFHRGDAERLPFKDDSFDALWSSGSIEYWPNPVDALEEFRRVVKPGGPVLVVGPNYPNSSVFQKLADAIMLFYDEAEADRMFAEAGYEEFHHVTMGPDYNPEIAITTLAHVPGGAETDVTEDATDAETDPVDASADD; encoded by the coding sequence ATGGGACTCCTCGAGAACAAGGCGCGTGCGCGGTTCTTCTACAAGTACCTCTCGAAGGTGTACGACGAGATCAACCCGTTCATCTGGAACGAGGAGATGCGCAACGAGGCGCTGGAGCTGTTCGGCGTCGACGAGGGCGACCGCGTGCTGGACGTCGGCTGTGGCACCGGCTTCGCCACGGAGGGACTGCTGGAGTACACGGAGGACGTCTACGGCCTCGACCAGTCGGAACACCAGCTCGAGAAGGCCTACGCGAAGTTCGGCAAGCGCGGCCAGGTGAAGTTCCACCGCGGCGACGCCGAACGCCTCCCGTTCAAGGACGACTCGTTCGATGCGCTCTGGTCCTCGGGGAGCATCGAGTACTGGCCGAACCCGGTCGACGCGCTGGAGGAGTTCCGCCGCGTCGTGAAGCCGGGCGGCCCGGTGCTGGTCGTCGGCCCGAACTACCCCAACTCGTCGGTCTTCCAGAAGCTCGCCGACGCCATCATGCTGTTCTACGACGAGGCCGAGGCCGACCGGATGTTCGCCGAGGCCGGCTACGAGGAGTTCCACCACGTCACGATGGGGCCCGACTACAACCCCGAGATCGCCATCACGACCCTCGCCCACGTTCCCGGTGGCGCCGAGACGGACGTGACCGAGGACGCCACCGACGCCGAGACCGACCCCGTCGACGCGTCGGCCGACGACTGA
- a CDS encoding alpha/beta hydrolase encodes MSEDVLVPGGRDVRGTLDTPDGEATACVVACPPHPQYGGKRTDARLRALSDALTSQGVACLRFDYGDWDEGRGERTDVQQACRWARDRFGDDRVGLFGYSFGGAVALLAAAADAADGRDLQAVVALAPGAGITGGVERPVPEALGDIVAPVRIVYGSRDTTANWEPVVERARELGLGLVEMSADHHFVGQADKAASHAAEFLLARR; translated from the coding sequence ATGAGCGAGGACGTGCTGGTCCCGGGCGGGCGCGACGTGCGTGGGACGCTCGACACGCCCGACGGCGAGGCGACGGCCTGCGTCGTCGCGTGTCCGCCGCATCCGCAGTACGGCGGCAAGCGCACCGACGCGCGCCTGCGGGCGCTCTCGGACGCCCTGACGAGCCAGGGTGTCGCCTGTCTCCGGTTCGATTACGGCGACTGGGACGAGGGCCGGGGCGAGCGAACCGACGTACAGCAGGCCTGTCGGTGGGCTCGCGACCGCTTCGGCGACGACCGTGTGGGGCTGTTCGGCTACTCCTTCGGCGGTGCCGTCGCGCTGCTCGCTGCTGCGGCCGACGCCGCCGACGGGCGGGACCTGCAGGCCGTCGTGGCACTCGCGCCGGGCGCCGGCATCACCGGCGGCGTGGAGCGCCCGGTCCCCGAGGCGCTGGGCGACATCGTCGCGCCCGTCCGCATCGTCTACGGGAGCCGGGACACGACCGCGAACTGGGAGCCGGTCGTCGAGCGCGCCCGCGAGCTGGGGCTCGGCCTCGTGGAGATGAGTGCCGACCACCACTTCGTCGGGCAGGCCGACAAGGCCGCGAGCCACGCCGCCGAGTTCCTGCTGGCCCGGCGCTGA
- a CDS encoding non-canonical purine NTP pyrophosphatase, giving the protein MTLRYVTTNPGKVREAEEYLDDVSALDYDYAEVQAPELGPIAAHGAREAYRHAGEPVIVDDAGLFVEALDGFPGPYSSYVEGTLGVELTGRVAREAVADGEVARAAFRCVIGYCDGDDFAATPDPVDRGERRGQDLAAEDRDTATTDAQVAGADGSVGLPVKLFEGAVPGRIVEPRGDGGFGYDPIFEHDGTTFAEMDATEKNAVSHRGRALAKFADWFAGR; this is encoded by the coding sequence ATGACTCTTCGATACGTGACGACCAACCCCGGGAAGGTCCGGGAGGCCGAGGAGTATCTCGACGACGTGTCGGCCCTGGACTACGACTACGCCGAGGTGCAGGCCCCCGAACTGGGGCCCATCGCGGCCCACGGTGCTCGCGAGGCGTATCGCCACGCCGGTGAGCCGGTCATCGTCGACGACGCCGGCCTGTTCGTGGAAGCGCTCGACGGGTTCCCGGGACCGTACTCCTCGTACGTCGAGGGAACGCTCGGCGTGGAGCTGACGGGCCGGGTCGCCCGCGAGGCCGTCGCCGACGGGGAGGTCGCCCGCGCGGCGTTCCGGTGCGTCATCGGCTACTGCGACGGCGACGACTTCGCCGCGACGCCCGACCCCGTCGACCGTGGCGAGCGCCGTGGGCAGGACCTCGCGGCCGAGGACCGCGATACCGCGACCACGGACGCGCAGGTCGCCGGCGCCGACGGGAGCGTCGGCCTCCCCGTGAAGCTGTTCGAGGGCGCCGTTCCGGGCCGAATCGTCGAGCCACGCGGTGACGGCGGGTTCGGCTACGACCCTATCTTCGAGCACGATGGGACGACCTTCGCGGAGATGGACGCGACCGAGAAGAACGCCGTCTCGCACCGGGGGCGGGCGCTCGCGAAGTTCGCCGACTGGTTCGCCGGGCGGTAA
- a CDS encoding site-2 protease family protein: MVSTLWLVGGGIVLYTLVAMGLKAQGRLPRAVRVSGPITTIHTQRGKAFLNWLAQPKRFWRAWGNLGVGIALVVMVGSFALVAFAAVSAIQNPTPTALNEPQNVLAIPGVNDFLPLSVAPEILTGLLIGLVVHEGGHGLLCRVEDIDIESMGLALLAFIPIGAFVEPSEASRNRASRGGQTRMFAAGVTNNFAISVVAFLLLFGPVAGSISVAAGVPVGGTLQGSPAQDAGIDRGTVITSVAGEPVADADAMQATLAESRADSVPVELEGGETVTVQREVLVTVAVRDAPIAVNETVTAVNGSRVSTVGDFEDAVESRHVADLTVRNESGSRSVRLPIGTYSLVAPDGALAGQTGLSGGETVIVTAIDGNRTVDFDDLSAVLDARQPGDTVSVTGYVGGYDGERRTVEVDLGGSGSDAQLGVRVQRGVSGFVLDDFGVDVYPADTFLTVLGGDGGGDLGGIERAYLTLVLPFASLTLPEVGYNFAGFVGPVTNFYTVSGPLGLLGAGVAFFLANLLFWTAWINLIIGQFNCVPTYPLDGGHILRTTTETVVSRLPVSNGRALTSAVTTTVSIVMILGLLVMVFGPRLLT; this comes from the coding sequence ATGGTAAGCACGCTGTGGCTAGTGGGTGGAGGCATCGTCCTCTACACCCTCGTCGCGATGGGCCTGAAGGCGCAGGGCCGGCTCCCCAGGGCCGTCCGGGTGTCCGGACCCATCACGACAATCCACACCCAGCGCGGCAAGGCGTTCCTGAACTGGCTGGCACAGCCCAAACGGTTCTGGCGGGCGTGGGGCAACCTCGGGGTCGGTATCGCGCTCGTCGTGATGGTCGGCTCGTTCGCCCTCGTCGCGTTCGCGGCCGTCTCTGCCATCCAGAACCCGACGCCGACGGCACTGAACGAGCCACAGAACGTCCTCGCCATCCCCGGTGTCAACGACTTCCTCCCGCTCTCCGTGGCGCCGGAGATCCTGACCGGCCTCCTCATCGGCCTCGTGGTCCACGAGGGCGGCCACGGCCTCCTCTGCCGCGTCGAGGACATCGACATCGAGTCGATGGGGCTGGCGCTGCTGGCGTTCATCCCCATCGGCGCGTTCGTCGAGCCGAGCGAAGCCTCCCGGAACCGGGCGAGCCGGGGCGGGCAGACCCGGATGTTCGCGGCCGGCGTCACCAACAACTTCGCGATCTCCGTCGTCGCCTTCCTCCTCCTCTTCGGTCCCGTCGCCGGCAGCATCAGCGTCGCAGCCGGCGTTCCCGTCGGCGGCACGCTCCAGGGCTCGCCCGCCCAGGACGCCGGCATCGACCGCGGGACGGTCATCACGAGCGTCGCCGGCGAGCCCGTCGCGGACGCCGACGCGATGCAGGCCACCCTCGCCGAGTCGCGCGCGGACAGCGTTCCCGTCGAACTCGAGGGCGGCGAGACGGTCACGGTCCAGCGCGAGGTGCTCGTGACAGTCGCGGTCCGAGACGCCCCAATCGCCGTGAACGAGACCGTCACCGCCGTCAACGGGAGCCGCGTCTCGACGGTCGGTGACTTCGAGGACGCCGTCGAGTCCCGCCACGTCGCGGACCTGACGGTACGGAACGAGAGTGGGAGCCGCTCGGTGCGGCTCCCCATCGGGACGTACAGCCTCGTCGCGCCCGACGGCGCGCTCGCTGGGCAGACCGGCCTCTCGGGCGGCGAAACCGTCATCGTCACGGCCATCGACGGCAACCGGACCGTCGACTTCGACGACCTCAGCGCCGTCCTCGACGCGCGCCAGCCCGGGGACACCGTCTCCGTGACGGGCTACGTCGGCGGCTACGACGGCGAGCGCCGCACCGTCGAGGTAGACCTCGGCGGCAGCGGGTCGGACGCCCAGCTCGGCGTGCGGGTCCAGCGCGGCGTCTCCGGGTTCGTCCTCGACGATTTCGGTGTCGATGTCTATCCCGCAGACACCTTCCTGACGGTGCTCGGCGGGGACGGGGGCGGTGACCTCGGCGGCATCGAACGGGCCTACCTCACGCTGGTGCTCCCGTTCGCGTCGCTCACCCTCCCGGAGGTGGGCTACAACTTCGCCGGCTTCGTCGGCCCGGTCACGAACTTCTACACCGTGAGCGGTCCGCTCGGACTGCTCGGTGCCGGGGTCGCCTTCTTCCTCGCCAACCTGCTGTTCTGGACGGCGTGGATCAACCTCATCATCGGTCAGTTCAACTGCGTCCCCACGTATCCGCTCGACGGCGGCCACATCCTCCGGACGACGACCGAGACCGTCGTCTCACGGCTCCCCGTCTCGAACGGCCGGGCGCTCACCTCCGCCGTCACCACGACCGTCAGTATCGTGATGATACTCGGGTTGCTGGTGATGGTGTTCGGACCCCGGTTGCTGACCTGA